The Rhizobium rhododendri nucleotide sequence GCCGCGGGAGACCTGACGCATGCTGAGCGATCTGGTCGTCCAGCTCGGACCTTGGAGCTGGTGGGTGCTCGGGCTGGCACTGCTGGCGGCAGAACTTCTCGTTCCCGGCGTGTTTCTCGTCTGGATCGGACTTGCCGCAATCATCGTCGGCGCCCTGTCGCTTGGCCTCTGGGAGGAGCGCATCTGGAGCTGGCAGCTGCAGATGCTGCTGTTTGCCGCTCTCGCCGTCGGCGCAGCGCTCCTCGGACGACGGTATGTCTATCGCAACAGGCATGAAACCGATGAGCCGTTTCTCAACCAGCGCAGCGCCGGTCTTGTCGGCCGCACCACGGTCCTCAACGAACCCATCGTCGAAGGGCGCGGACGCGTCAATCTCGACGATACCTACTGGAAGGTCATCGGCCCCGACCTGCCCGCAGGAACCCGCGTCAAGGTCATCGGCAGCGACGGCCGGCAGTTGACGGTGGAGCCTGCCTGATCAGGCAACCCCGATCCGCAACAGATCGTGGAAATGCACCAGCCCGATAGGCCGGCGGTCTTCGTCGACGACCAGCAATGCCGAGATATTGTTGTTGTTGAGAACTGCCATCGCGCCTGTCGCGAGCGTCGTTGCCCGCACCGTCTTCGGGTCGATGGTCATGATATCATCGACATTGAGCTCGGCGAGGCTCCGGCCCAGATTGCGCGCGATGTCGCCGTCTGTGACGATACCGCAGAGCCGTCCGTCAGCATCGAGAACGCCTACGCAACCGAAGCGCATCTTTGACAGCGTGCTGATCGCCTGCGGCAGCGGCGTGCCTTGGGGGACAAGCGGTACACGCTCGCCGGTGTGCATGATATCGGCGACGTGGGTCAGGCTGGCGCCCAGCTTGCCGCCGGGATGAAAGACGTGGAAGTCGCTGGCGGTAAAGCCCCGCGCTTCCATCAGCGCCACCGCCAACGCATCGCCTATGGCCAGTTGAAGCAACGTCGATGTCGTCGGCGCCAGGCCATGCGGGCAGGCCTCCTGCTCCTTCGGTAGCAGCAGGACCACATCGGCTTCACGGCCGAGCGAGGACGCCGCGCCGGAGGTGATGGCGATCAGCGGCACCGAAAAGCGACGGCAATAGTTGAGGATGCCCTTGAGCTCGGCGGTCTCGCCGCCCCACGACATGGCAATGATCACATCGTCATGGGCAATCATGCCGAGATCGCCGTGATTGGCTTCGGCGGAATGCACAAAAAAGGCCGGCGTTCCCGTCGAGGCCAGCGTCGCCGCCAGCTTGACACCGACATGCCCGCTCTTGCCGACACCCGTAACGATGACGCGGCCGGTGATATCGCCGATCAGCGCCACGGCGCGCGAGAACGGCTCCGCCAGTCCATCGGCCAAGGCACGCTCCAGCGCCTCGAGGCCCCGTCTTTCGGTTTCGATCGTCCGCATCGCCGATTGGATTGCGCCGTTCTCGACCGGATTGAAAGCTCGCTTGTTCATGGCTACGGGTTAGCGCTTTTTGCCAAATCTGTCCATGCGAGAAAGCTGGCTAAGACCCGGTGACCTACACCGAGGCCGGCCTTTCGCAACGAAGCGTTAACCACATGCCTTTACGGTGGGTTAACGACTTCGAGCTTCCGGGCACGGGATAGCATGGCAATTGGCAAAGACAAGGCGGCTGACCACTCGCGCAGCGTGACGGCATATGCCGTCACGGCGGCGCTCGGTTGCGGACTGTTGATGGCGCCGATGCAGTCAGCCGCGCAGGCCGTGAACCAGGCTGCCACCGCCACGACGCCGGTTGCTGTCGATCCGAATGCGCCCGTTACCCCAACGACGGATACGGGCGGCACCGCAACAGCAACAGCAACCGCAACGG carries:
- a CDS encoding NfeD family protein, with amino-acid sequence MLSDLVVQLGPWSWWVLGLALLAAELLVPGVFLVWIGLAAIIVGALSLGLWEERIWSWQLQMLLFAALAVGAALLGRRYVYRNRHETDEPFLNQRSAGLVGRTTVLNEPIVEGRGRVNLDDTYWKVIGPDLPAGTRVKVIGSDGRQLTVEPA
- a CDS encoding KpsF/GutQ family sugar-phosphate isomerase; the encoded protein is MNKRAFNPVENGAIQSAMRTIETERRGLEALERALADGLAEPFSRAVALIGDITGRVIVTGVGKSGHVGVKLAATLASTGTPAFFVHSAEANHGDLGMIAHDDVIIAMSWGGETAELKGILNYCRRFSVPLIAITSGAASSLGREADVVLLLPKEQEACPHGLAPTTSTLLQLAIGDALAVALMEARGFTASDFHVFHPGGKLGASLTHVADIMHTGERVPLVPQGTPLPQAISTLSKMRFGCVGVLDADGRLCGIVTDGDIARNLGRSLAELNVDDIMTIDPKTVRATTLATGAMAVLNNNNISALLVVDEDRRPIGLVHFHDLLRIGVA